ccacctcggcctccatcaggccgcgctccacctcggcctccatcaggccgcgctccacctcggcctccatcaggtcgtgctccacctcggcctccatcaggccgtgctccacctcggcctacatcaggctgtgttgcacctcggcctccatcaggccatgctccacctcggcctctatcaggtcgtgctctacctcggcctccTATAggtcgtgctgcacctcggcctccatcaggctgtgttgcacctcggcctccacctcggcctctatcaggtcgtgctctacctcggcctccaataggCCGTGCTGAACCTCGGCCACCATCAGGGCGTGCTGaacctcggcctccaataggccatgctccacctcggcctcaatcaagtcgtgctccacctcgatctccatcaggctgtgctgcaccttggcctccatcaggccatgctccacctcggcctctatcaggtcgtgttctacctcggcctccaataggtcgtgctgcacctcggcctccatcaggctgttcTCCACCTCGgtctcaatcaggccgtgctccacctcagcctccatcaggctatgctgcacctcggcctccatcaggtcgtgctccacctcggcctctatcaGGTCATGCTCTACCTGGGCCTCCaataggccgtgctccacctcggcctacaccaggccgtgctccacctcggcctacaccaggccgtgctccatCTCGGCTTACaccaggtcgtgctccacctcggcctataCCAggtcgtgctgcacctcggcctccatcaggctgagGTCCACTTTGTCCAAAAGGCCTTGCCTTTTGAACAATCATATgtagttttagtcccacatcaaaaatttgagagaattgCCCCAAGTCCCATGGTTATAAAAACaacccttcccctcttccaaaagaggaggaaaaaaattgagaatttgggagagaggatggccccattaaggtttttggctaacctcttccctctaaaatcagacattctccaagtttaaaagtttaaatacattaatccttcattgagcCAGGAGATTTTacccggttcggttcgatttgggggctcaaagcacaagggttatctccccttgttccttgattaaagccggtttaaggtatttttcttctcctaattgtagtttagaactagcttatctaatgtaataaattaattcatgATTTGTTTAGATTAAGTATGCTTAATTAgtatcaatttggttcaatacggtttattatgtaaattgatttattccggtccaattaagggtatttaggtttaattattttttaagcatgtttacctttgatttggtttagttttcaAATTGCTTTTTGTTCTTTCAATCTAGAACCTTAGATTAGAATCTTATATGTAAcctaattcttctttttcttcttcttctttttctcttcatcttccctgctgctgcaaccgaactgcagccgcacctttctcttcttcttccctgctgctacaaccgaactgcagccgcacctttcccttcttcttcctcttctttctctcttcttcttccctgctgctgcaaccgaactgcagccgcacctttctcttcttcttccctgctgctgcaaccgaaccgaGCCGcacttcctcctccttcttcttcttcttctcttcttctctttttcctccctgctgctgcaactccTAACCAGCAACAACCGAGCCGTGCTaattcctcctccttcttcttcttcttctttttctttctcttttccttccctgctgctgcaacccctaaccggcagcaaccgaaccgcagccgcacctaatcctcctctcttcttcttcttcttcttctttttctttctcgtTTCCTTTcctgctgctgtaactggcagcagccgaacccccctcttttcttattttcttcttcttcttctcttctcttccttgctGTTGTAACTGGCAGCAGCCGAaccccctcttttcttcttttcttcttttcttcttttcttcttttcttcttcttcttcttctgctcttctcttctttttctcctgcagCAGCAGCTGAaccctcctctttcttcttttcttcttcttcttctcttctcttctttttctcctgcagcagcaaccgaacccccctctatcttcttttcttttttcttcttctccttcttattttattttcttattttttttgttatttctttaatttgctattagatagtccatatttgtaatgcccccaacctattatttcatttctatgaGGAATCTTTCCCCtcttgttttatattttatttttcttttatccattttggtttgattttaggcCTATAATGTATCTAGTCCTAGAACTTAGGTTTGGGATTCCACTAATTTTGAAACTTCAGATCAAATgaattcattttatttccctctaaataatgtatgggacgtagtttagggcgtgtttagtttaggacgggcgtggctggcccctcaaaccggctcgtagcactAGGTGCGTGTTGGGGAtttaggttttcctactatctatcttttgtactccaacattcacttgcattagtgtagtactaatATAGATTAATTATAGTAActtatttaatgtaattagtcatttcaactgttgtttatttaattgtggttcgTTAATTTAGCTTTGTAAATtaagcttatttaattagcgtaaccaactcatcatttgcatcataacctagctagcataatttagacacttggtttaggttttttacatgtcatgcttagatacctagattagggttttctgtgacctagatttaggactagttagtagggtacaaacaaactttggtcaaacaaaaagagaccggccttcgggtcaggcagactgggtgcctaacaccttcccagtctgtcacttgacactagCCCAGAattttggtgcaaaccagccttatccatcagagtcattagtctctctcccttgattgggggagacatttatggtcctagacccttttctaggtggcgactcccttttacccataacgtgtatcccccccttggcatttgatgaccaggggatactatctcatctcattagggttgaaacctagagcgtgtgtacacgcgctacgcgCGGTATCGCAATCCCCAGGCGGGGGCGGAGGTCTATGGTACCTACAGAAGCCTCGAGGTCTTGGGCCATAGCTTCGACCCGGATCGCTAGCTAACCCACTTGGTTTTAGGCCTGCATAAGACACCGATGGTCAGAATGTTGCAATGATAATAAATTAAGGTTTggaggaccgaagcttacctcTGCCATGAAGATGTAGGCGCTAGTTATCATGGCCGTCATCCCTTGTCATTGTGCTTCGACGGCATCTCGAGGGAGACTGCCCTTCAGTACCAGCTCATGAGCGACACGCTCGACGGACAAAGTGTCGTCTTCTTTGACCGACCACCGAGGGACGAAGCCAACCTCGGCCCTCACATTCCCAACCCTTGGGCTTCTGAAGTCTGCTATAGGGGAAGTCTCGGACAGACAAGCTATGGCCCAGAGCAGCGAGGGCCGGGACCGCTTCGGTACTGGGTCCTTTGGCCCTGGACCTTTTCTTCGGTGGGGGAGCTTCGGAGGAGGGgcgccccttcttcttctctttcctcttcaacCTTTGCTGCTGCTGCACATCCCGcgccctggcctcccttatcTGGACTTGCCTCTTCGCAGCTGTAGCCCTAGCCTCAGCCCTAGAGATTTGCACTGTATGAAGACAAAGGGAGTTAGTATGAAATACAAATACCCGAGGCAAgtaaacttgggctggcctaagactcactcgggctaagcccgaatctgaacaaaATGGCGTCGAACTTAAGGCTGTCAGACTCAACTGGAGGGCAGGTGTCTTAACGCCTCACCCTTGCCATCGACTTTGCGTCTGACCCAAAAAGGGTAGGGGCAGAGTTCACCGTCCTCAGATCGGGGATATCCTAGACAGTGCTAAAGGGCACCCCCTAGGACGACCTCgggaagaagaatttctccttccacccgtggatcgacATTGGGTAACCGTTAAGCAGCTGAAGGTCTTTCTGAGGGCTGAAGTAGTACCAGCTCGAAAGCCCCTTACTGGCCTGAAGGAGGAAGCAGTTgacgaagagagggagggagagaggcctctggtgcctaAAGAAAAGGACGACGAAGTTGAGAATTTGCCGCCATCCgttcggcgtcagctgggtcggaTAAATCCCGTAGTGTCGAAACACCCATGCAAAGAAAGGATGGAAgggaagccgaaggccggccttaaACGCCTCTTTATATAAGCACAGCTCTTTGAAGTTCCTATAGTTTGCTCGATCGATCGATTTCGGTAGTCCGAGCTCAAAAGCGTCTGAGAtactgaaggaggcccttagctccccCAGATCTagctcatccatggtggaaacgatgtggagagcctccacctcaagggggtcctgggtctgggctcgggattCAAGCACCCTCTCCTTGAATCcctcaccgtttgagccaccctcggacccagacggtgaggccgcggacgatgagtcATGAGCAGAGGGTGAATCAGGGAAAGAGtctgaggacatccctcggacccccCTGGACTCCGATACCTATGGTTAGACATTATCCTCTCGGAGGACGAGGGACTGTACCCAGACGAACAAGACATCGTACTTACTTTTGGTAAAGACGAAGTgctaaaggaaaaggaagcTGAGACCGAGGGGAAGCTCTCCGAAAGGAACACAtagaccgaaggaaggctctccgagggaaaaacaaaagtgacccacaaatggaccccctcaccttataaatggaagaaaaacaaTACGACTTCCTGAGCATTAATGGCGCCGTCACGTCACCAATTACCACCCCTCGAGATTTACGCCAgggtggacctgaccgaagatccttacctcggttggtggctcaggcaaaggccgagtggacctgacccaaggtccttacctcggttgggagctcaggccaaggccgagcggacctgatcaaaggcccttacctcggttgggggctcaggcaaaggctgagcaaacctgactgaaggtccttacctcggttgagagctcaggcaaaggccgagcggacctgaccgaaggcccttacctcggttgggggctcaggcaaaggtcgagcggacctgatcgaaggtccttacctcggttgggagctcaggcaaaggctgagcAGAGCTGattgaaggtccttacctcgattgggagctcaggaaaaGGTCGAGCGGAGCTGattgaaggtccttaccttgattgggagctaaggcaaaggccgagtagacctgaccgaaggtccttacctcggttgggggctcaggtaaaggccgagcagacctgactgaaggtccttacctcagttgggagctcaggcataggccgagtggacctgaccgaaggtccttaccacggttgggggctcaggctaaggctgagtggacctgacctaaggtccttacctcgattgggagctcaggcaaaggctgagcgaacttgactaaagatcctcaccttggttggggaCATAGGAAAAGGTCGAGCGgatctgatcgaaggtccttacctcggttgggagctcaggcaaaggccgagtggacctgaccgaaggtccttagcttggttgggggctcaggaaaaggccgagtggacctgaccgaaggtccttagcttggttgggggctcaggcaaaggccgagcggacctgatcgaaggtccttaccttagTTCGGATCTTAGGCAAtggctgagcggacctgactgaaggtccttacctcggttgggagctcaggcaaaggccgagcagacctaaccaaaggccattacctcgattgggggctcaggtaaAGGCTGAGCGGatctgaccgagggtcctcaccttggttgggggctcaggccaggCCCAAgcatacctgaccgaaggtccaggTCGCAAGCAAAACTAAAGCCGGAGCCAAAAGAATAAGGCCTAAGGGACGCatgaatgagagaaaatgatgaaaaacttgATTACTCCCATAGAAAGAGCCTCCTGATGGGAGTAAGGGGctactgatacggccaaattgatttccCAATAGGGTAAGAACACATGGTATCTAAGGAAAGGACACGTGTTGCCTACCTGATAGAGGCCGTAAGGATTCTGACGACGACAactgcgtgaagagaatattccccacaaaggAGATGAGATGTATCCGGATAGGACTCGAAAAGGAAATGAGAcagacccgaggaggactcctccaagaaaaagagaaaccctaaaccctaaggactataagagagggcccgagaggaggaagaaaggtaAGCAAAAaaagacccacaccattacccttgtgaaaaactgtgcggccgatctctaacttgggcgtcggaggactaatcccggataAACCTCTGGGCCTctaccttctgtgcttgtgcaggatcagttcatatggattttcggcagcaacagagGGCAAACTTTAAATTGTCTTTTCAAAATTCGTTTTGATTGGAATGGCTACTAGAAATTATTTGCATATTTGGAGTATAATTGTTGTGATTAAATGTCCATGTTCTTGTGATTGATCATCTTTTAATCTTCTTTCAAACTCTTGTCTTTTGTAGACGATGGAGCCGCTCAATACATGAATTCTCATCTCCAATTTCAAGCTGCCTTACAATCTCCTTCGTCGGCCGGACGGCACCTTCAACCACCACCTCACCGAGTTCCTAGACCGTAAAGTCATGGCAAACGCCAACCCAGTTGACGGAGTTTTCTCTTTTGATGTCATAATCAATAAGGCCGTCGGTCTCGTCATCCGGGTTTACCATCCGGCACTAGTAGATGAAGCTCATCTGGGCATTGTGGAGCTTGAACGGTCCCTTAACGCCACTGAGGTTGTCCCAATGATCATCTTCTATCATGGAGGGAGCTTTGCTCACTCCTCCTGCAACAGTGCCATTTATGACACTCTTTGCCTGTGGCTCATTGGCATCTGCGGCCCTGTAGTGGTATCTGTTAAGTACCACCATGCACTGGAAAACGGGTATGAAGACGATCAATTAAAAGAGGGAAGGGCTTGGATGAAGACGATGAGATTGAAAGAGGGAAAGGGCTTCGATGAAGACGATGAGAGTGAATGATGGAAGATTTGCAGTTAGGGCTTTTGGATGAAGAGTGACGATCAGATTGAAAGATGGTTTAAGTGAAGGGTATTTCGGTCTCTTCACTTTGTTCTGGGGGTATTTTAGGTATAAAATGTGACCTAACCACATAACAAATTCAAATTCACGGTCACTAACGGATTGGACTCAAATCTAAGAATCTTTATGCTTCAGGGGAGGGGGACGTAATtcgctcaaacccttggatccatgCATAATTTCAACAAACTATAGAGGAGGGGATgtaattttcctaaaaaaattatatatcatgagaaaagggggaaaaataaaattataaaatatttgaCAACTTGAGGgctgtcaataagaaaatttcgaAGAATGTTAGACACATGACATACTTGTATTATGGAATTTTTAGGCACAAATTGACAAAGGTAATATgacaagggtttttttttaattcatagcATTTTTAGTTGTGTATATGGCAAATATTATTgactttgaaagaaaaaaaaaatccacatttgCATATAAATCAATATGAATAACTTTTCAAAGAtaaaacattttttccttttcattgaCAGTAGAATCAGGTAAACCCAAATTGAATTCAATTTCAAACATATATTTATATTAGGCTATAAAGAGTAGGTTTAGACTAATGTGTTACATGGAAAATTGGCTAACAAACTTTTTGTTAAAGctaaaaaaaagatattataTATCACTTTTTAGGATAAATATAGTTTTATAGTTATTCTATGATTGTATTTGTATAATTGCATATATGAAAATTTCTAATAGAGTCAAATATATAAGAGTCTTAAGTTGATGTTCAACCTAAACCTAACCCAAATGAAATTGAGTTGGTAAATGTTAACTTTCTCATGAGTCAACCATTCATCATGCTACCCAACTATAATctgtcttttctttcttttcgttTAAGAGAATTTGgacacaaaataaaattaaattaaattaaaaaaaaaaaaaaaaaacctagctTAAGGGATAATCAAAGTTAGAAACACTTCAGACATTTTCTTATAGCATATGAGactttttttaaagaaaatgtcccccccccccttttcttttctaggaGCAACAAATATATTGAAATAGGAAATAATGTATATGTGACACCTTATATATAAGTTATCTcatatttttaccaaaaaaaaaaaaaaaaatctcatacatTTTTTTCACCTCTTTCATTATTGATAATATATAGATCCCCTGTGGTACACTCCAACACCCATCGAAAGAGGTATTTCCTTCTTTAACTATCTAACATCAATATATAATACCAGTGCATAGATCCCTCTCTttactagaaaaagaaaatgtatagATCCCTCTCACATTAAAATATTATAAGAAAAGAGTGGAATGGTAGGGGTAGAAAAATCTATTGAACTCAAATCTAGTTGAGGTTTGAGATATAGAAGACCACCTACGCTTCTTTTTTTACCACCAATTTATGATAACCAGAAACATAGAAAGCCATTTTGACGGCCAGATTACAAACTGCTTTAGTTTAAAAGTCTCTTTTGACCTACTTCCTGATGCAGGCCTGACCAACATATGAAGTTTAGCCCAAGGCCTAGCATTTACCTTAGCCCATAATTAAACATTTCTTAGTCTTTACTAGGTAATTTGAAGTTTTATCTCAGCCATAGAAGCTCAAATGTAATCGACAGTTGAGATATCGTAGGAGCTCTTAGGGTTGGAACTCTTCACATTCGTAGTGGATTTTTACCTTAACTCCTTTGACTCCTCAATTTGTGAGTTCAAGTTTGACATTTGAGCTACCATTGGAAAGCTACAAGAAATGCCACTTGGAAGACACTACTCATCTTGAAACAAGAATCAAAGAGTTGAGTCTTGCATCAAGGTATTAGAAGACATCAATTCTTGAATCAAAACATGAAGATTTCAACAAATGGAAGACCTCAACTACATTTTCTATCCTTAAAATTTCTATTGAGTTCTTATGTACTTTGTGATTAATCCATGTCACAACTTGAAATTCTAAAAGATGGTTGTAGTCTCCTATGTTAAGGGTTGTAATCTTATATGAAGAGGACACATTTTGAGTTGTAGACACAATACAATTGAatcaaacaaaattttaaaGTTGCTCCAAGCTTCTTAAGAACCTTGAAGAGTTCTTCTTATGAAACCAAGTTGTGTTTCACCCATTCTTGAAGAGATTGGATTTTCAGTCAGCCTAAAAGAGTTGAGCCTTCAACTTTGAAGAATTGAAGTCACACCCTTTCAAAGATCCAAACTCGAAGAATTGAATTTTTGAAACAATTATTTTCATATTCGGACTACGTAAGTGTAGTAACTTGGCAGCCCTTTTACGCCATTTTTCACCCAGAATCGCAATAATTTATatttcacgaaagttgtagccCCACCTCTTGTATTTAATTCCCAATTTGAATCACCCCAATCTGATATAATACTAGAGAGATATCCCCAAATTACTGGCAAAATATCATTCTGTCCAGAATTGGTTTTATCTATAAAGTCAAGTACTCTCCCGATCCTTGTATTCGGGCAATCCCGTGAGGGAGATTGCATCACTTCGATTCAccttcaaagaaagaaaaaggattaCAAGGATTGCATTTCTAGGGGATCTATTTCCAAACTTGTATGGAATAATTATTGTCTTTCAGAAAAGGAGCAGTTTATGTTTAATTTGGGTTTTTAGTTGAGAAGAATGCATAACCATGAGGTAAAGCCAAACAATGATTATACACAACATAAAGAATTTAACATGATTCATACATAACATAAGGAATTTAACATGGTTCAACACGAATGTTTACATCCACTTAAGAGAACTATAGATTTTTCACTATGTCAGAAAAACTCTCTACATCATTCTTCACCTCACAATATGATCTTCCCCTTAGTTGTATCTAAGGTTTTCTACTCATGGACAATATTTAAAAAACCTTAATCTCCAcaaaattacaattttaccctgTGCATGTAATAGATACAACACCCATTCTAATTATAAATACAGACCTTATAATAATTGAAGTAAGAAAACGTTGATTGGTCGCAAGACCCTTGCATCAACATGGGGCCAGTGAGAACACGCGTAGGTGCATCAACACAAAAAGGATTTTAGATTTCGCAGATGATGGGGAGATAATTTCGCTAGTGGTTCGCCTACATGCCTTGACATAGTTATcgttcttttttcttaataattatGACTTACATAATACATAACACACCTAACcccaacattttttatttttacaagatTATGCAATATCGATGGAGAAATGAGATCTTATGTGAAGGTAATTATTGGAAATATTTACCACTTGAATAACATGCCATACTTGTTTACCAAAGGAAAAACATCATGCCCTACTTCTTTACCAAGAGTAAAAACAACATGCCCTACTCATCTTCTTGCAAAAGTTTTCCCACACGTGTGAaaactccctctctctctctctctttctctctcctctaccccTACCGACGAAACGCCTCTCATTGGAGTAATAGTCGAAAACCCTTCACCAGGGATATATTAATGGCAGTTAATTGTATACATGCGCAATGCATGGCTTGAACGCACACTAAAAGCACAGGTTCGTGAGAACCTAATCTGAGAGAGTAACCAGAGCATAAGATTACTTACGTGGCATAACAAAAATTCTGATTCCCATCTACATGACCTCCACGTTCCGAGCATTTACTGGATgaaaatcctttgtttttctcattcttgtatttctttgttttgctatc
This Macadamia integrifolia cultivar HAES 741 chromosome 10, SCU_Mint_v3, whole genome shotgun sequence DNA region includes the following protein-coding sequences:
- the LOC122092316 gene encoding gibberellin receptor GID1A-like, which codes for MANANPVDGVFSFDVIINKAVGLVIRVYHPALVDEAHLGIVELERSLNATEVVPMIIFYHGGSFAHSSCNSAIYDTLCLWLIGICGPVVVSVKYHHALENGYEDDQLKEGRAWMKTMRLKEGKGFDEDDESE